In one Umezawaea sp. Da 62-37 genomic region, the following are encoded:
- a CDS encoding cytochrome P450 gives MTETPSVPDLSVRRGCPYGEPDGNAELRAEGPVTRVRLGSGKEAWAVWTHAAARELLVSDAFSVDRKQPNYPSLVPYNVDVGFRASIGEMDAPEHGAARRAINGEFTQRRVDTMRADMRKVVDELIDAILDGPGTADLVPALALPVPTTLICDLLGVPDADRDTFRVRSSTMIDLFTPPQERMAAIGALLGYIDQLVTAKEENPSDDLIGRRVRKAREDGDGTDHQSLVELALTLLVAGFESTANQISLSIAALLQHPDQLALLQREPERWPAAVEELLRYCSILNPVSYRVATDDVTIAGVTIGKGDGVVALGPSVNRDPEVFTDPDRLDVERTAGRHLAFGYGAHMCIGQHMARVELQIVLETLFRRLPGLRLAVAPEELSFKDEAAAYGLNSLPVTW, from the coding sequence ATGACCGAGACCCCGTCCGTCCCCGACCTGTCCGTCCGGCGGGGCTGCCCGTACGGCGAACCCGACGGCAACGCCGAGCTGCGCGCGGAGGGACCGGTCACCCGCGTGCGCCTGGGTTCCGGGAAGGAGGCGTGGGCGGTGTGGACGCACGCCGCGGCCCGCGAGCTGCTGGTGTCGGACGCGTTCAGCGTGGACCGCAAGCAGCCCAACTACCCCTCGCTCGTCCCGTACAACGTGGACGTCGGTTTCCGCGCGTCGATCGGCGAGATGGACGCGCCCGAGCACGGGGCCGCGCGCCGCGCCATCAACGGCGAGTTCACCCAGCGCCGCGTGGACACCATGCGGGCGGACATGCGGAAGGTCGTCGACGAGCTGATCGACGCGATCCTGGACGGACCCGGCACCGCGGACCTGGTGCCCGCCTTGGCGCTGCCGGTGCCCACCACCCTGATCTGCGATCTGCTCGGCGTGCCCGACGCGGACCGCGACACCTTCCGCGTCCGCTCGTCGACCATGATCGACCTGTTCACGCCGCCGCAGGAGCGGATGGCCGCCATCGGCGCGCTGCTGGGCTACATCGACCAGCTCGTCACGGCCAAGGAGGAGAACCCCTCCGACGACCTGATCGGCCGCCGCGTCCGCAAGGCCCGCGAGGACGGCGACGGCACCGACCACCAGTCGCTGGTGGAGCTGGCGCTCACCCTGCTGGTCGCGGGCTTCGAGAGCACCGCCAACCAGATCTCGCTCAGCATCGCCGCCCTGCTCCAGCACCCCGACCAGCTCGCGCTGCTCCAGCGCGAGCCCGAGCGCTGGCCCGCGGCCGTGGAGGAGCTGCTGCGCTACTGCAGCATCCTCAACCCCGTGTCCTACCGGGTCGCGACCGACGACGTCACCATCGCGGGCGTGACCATCGGCAAGGGTGACGGAGTGGTGGCACTGGGACCTTCGGTCAACCGCGACCCCGAGGTGTTCACCGACCCCGACCGGCTCGACGTCGAACGCACGGCCGGCCGCCACCTCGCCTTCGGGTACGGCGCGCACATGTGCATCGGCCAGCACATGGCCAGGGTGGAGTTGCAGATCGTCCTGGAGACCCTGTTCCGCCGCCTGCCGGGGCTGCGGCTCGCGGTCGCGCCGGAGGAGCTGTCGTTCAAGGACGAGGCGGCCGCGTACGGGCTGAACTCCCTGCCCGTCACCTGGTGA
- a CDS encoding SDR family NAD(P)-dependent oxidoreductase — MPDKIVEALRKSLQDNEHLRARNHSLAEAAHAPVAIVAAACRLPGGIDTPEGLWRLLAEGGDAVGPLPTDRERPVRDDLRGGFLRDAGHFDAGFFGISPREALAMDPQQRLLLETSWEAFERAGYTLPALKGSRTGVYAGVMGTHYAHASAYDLPEGVANFVTTGTQVNVASGRLAYAFGLEGPAVTVDTACSSSLVALHLATGALRAGECDLALAAGATVLPDPAAYLRAASAAGALAPDGRCKSFADAADGTGFSEGVVVLVVERLADALRHGHPVLAVVRGSAVNSDGASNGLSAPNGPSQQRVIASALADARLRPSDVDLVEAHGTGTTLGDPIEAQAVLAAYGQDRADPLWFGSLKSNIGHTQAAAGAAGVLKLLLALRHETMPSTLHVDAPTRQVDWTEGDVRLLTASRPWPRGDRPRRGGVSSFGVSGTNAHVILEEPPAPAPVPGGTRPASVPWLLSSRTERGLADQAARLAAHADSDAADVGYSLALTRTHFEHRAAVLGPDHAGALAALADGGRAAGLVTGRVRRAGRVVFVFPGQGSQWAGMGADLLDTSPVFADRMAECEAAFAPHLDWSLTAALREGRPLDSDGVVQPVLFAVMVSLAEVWRSHGLRPAAVVGHSQGEIAAACFAGALSLEDAALIVARRGQELTALAGLEGMLSVSASPDEVGRRLVGRTALSVAAVNGPESVAVSGPLGDLEDLAAALTADGVRTRRIPIGYASHSPQVDQIRDRLLDVVAEIRPRVPRIPLRSTATGEWVRGADLNPEYWFANARRPVDFLGAVRDLLGSGHRTFVECSPHPLLVPAVLDTAEDAGEDVVAVGSLRRDDGGADRMTRSLAEAHVRGVPVDWTPVFAGTTARRIPLPTYAFQRERYWLGPALTGPADLAAAGLESSPHPLLGALVDLADGGTVLTGVLSLATSPWLADHALGTAVVLPGAAFVDLAVYAGDATVDDLTVLAPLVLPASGDVTVQVRIGPPAEDGVRDVGIHSRPDATAGWTPHATGTLSATHRTPDGLGEWPPAGAEPLDLAGRYEDFAAAGVHYGPAFRGLRSAWRLGDDVYAEVELPEDQRRHAAGFAVHPALLDAALQTVGLLPPGTVPEGALPFGFGGVAVHRSGATALRVRTRPTGGDEVAVEATDPHGAPVVTIGSLVVREAGAPVRSAAAPLFRMRWQPVPIPAPEPVPDFVVLSLVDQRATVREAVHRVRDALRDWLADDRREQSTLVVLTRRAIATEDVVDLAGAAVWGLVRAAQSEHPDRFVLVDVDTADDAPVAAVLATGEPQIAVRAGEFTAPRLVTAPAGSGGIAFPSRGTVLITGGTGALGSRLARHLVAAHGVTRLLLVGRRQVEVSIPGAHVDVVACDVTDRDALAALLAAIPAEHPLTAVVHAAGVLADGLLEDTDAERADLVLRPKADAALHLHELTRDLDLAAFVLFSSAAGVFGSPGQSAYAAANSFLDALAHHRRAEGLPAQSLAWGTWDVDEGVVGDLDPAQRERLRRFGGPLSPEEGLELFDTALADGSPLLVPARLALPKGSADDVPPLLRALVRGPARAPRPRVTALEGPALRDAVFGRIADVLGYPGPEAVVGDRGFLELGLDSLTAVELRNALSRATGLRLKATVAFDAGTPDELVRVLARATRPAPEPTAPAGNPLDALDGLFRHALSLGHRKTGQRLVREAARLRPMATSPDQWPALPEPVRLADGPDGPALVCFSSIVAIAGAHQFARFAGQFRGVRPFLAFDVPGFGAGELLAADVDTLVGAYADSIAERVGESFVLLGSSSGGYLAHATATALEARGIRPAGVALLDTYLIGDPTIMKDRVQEYLMGGMFDREDQYVRMDADRLTAMAWYGGMFEDWTPGPCAAPLLLVRASEPIDGMTDDPESDDWRASWETAQTVVDVPGNHFTLAEQHLEHCTAAVEKWLRTLDPVPPVHHEDVAGEGAVDKEEATA; from the coding sequence GTGCCTGACAAGATCGTCGAAGCGCTGCGGAAGTCGTTGCAGGACAACGAACACCTCCGCGCGCGGAACCACTCGCTGGCGGAGGCCGCGCACGCCCCGGTGGCGATCGTCGCCGCGGCGTGCAGGCTGCCGGGCGGCATCGACACCCCCGAGGGCCTGTGGCGGCTGCTGGCCGAGGGCGGCGACGCCGTCGGGCCGCTGCCGACCGACCGCGAACGCCCGGTGCGCGACGACCTGCGCGGCGGGTTCCTGCGCGACGCCGGGCACTTCGACGCCGGGTTCTTCGGCATCTCGCCCCGCGAGGCGCTGGCCATGGACCCGCAGCAGCGGCTGCTGCTGGAGACGTCGTGGGAGGCGTTCGAGCGGGCCGGGTACACCCTGCCCGCGCTCAAGGGCAGCCGGACCGGCGTCTACGCGGGCGTCATGGGCACCCACTACGCCCACGCGTCGGCCTACGACCTGCCCGAGGGCGTGGCGAACTTCGTCACCACGGGCACGCAGGTGAACGTGGCGTCGGGCAGGTTGGCCTACGCGTTCGGCCTGGAGGGACCGGCGGTCACGGTCGACACGGCCTGCTCGTCGTCGCTGGTCGCGCTGCACCTGGCCACCGGCGCCCTGCGGGCGGGGGAGTGCGACCTCGCGCTGGCCGCGGGCGCGACCGTGCTGCCCGACCCGGCCGCGTACCTGCGCGCTGCGTCGGCCGCGGGCGCGCTCGCCCCCGACGGCCGCTGCAAGTCGTTCGCCGACGCCGCGGACGGCACCGGGTTCAGCGAGGGCGTGGTGGTGCTGGTGGTCGAGCGGCTGGCCGACGCCCTGCGCCACGGGCACCCGGTGCTGGCCGTCGTGCGCGGCTCCGCGGTCAACTCCGACGGCGCCAGCAACGGCCTGAGCGCACCCAACGGCCCGTCGCAGCAACGGGTCATCGCGAGCGCGCTCGCCGACGCCCGGCTCCGACCGTCCGATGTGGACCTGGTGGAGGCGCACGGCACCGGCACCACCCTGGGCGACCCGATCGAGGCCCAGGCCGTCCTCGCCGCCTACGGCCAGGACCGCGCCGACCCGCTGTGGTTCGGCTCGCTCAAGTCGAACATCGGCCACACCCAGGCCGCCGCTGGCGCGGCCGGTGTGCTCAAGCTCCTGCTGGCGCTGCGGCACGAGACCATGCCGTCGACCCTGCACGTGGACGCGCCCACCCGCCAGGTCGACTGGACCGAGGGCGACGTCCGGCTGCTCACCGCGAGCCGCCCGTGGCCACGCGGTGACCGCCCCCGCCGCGGCGGCGTGTCGTCGTTCGGCGTCAGCGGCACCAACGCGCACGTGATCCTGGAAGAACCACCCGCCCCCGCACCGGTTCCGGGTGGAACGCGCCCGGCCTCCGTGCCGTGGCTGCTGTCCTCGCGCACCGAACGCGGTCTGGCCGACCAGGCCGCCCGCCTCGCCGCGCACGCCGACTCGGACGCCGCCGACGTCGGCTACTCCCTGGCCCTCACCCGCACCCACTTCGAACACCGCGCCGCCGTGCTAGGCCCGGACCACGCGGGCGCACTGGCGGCGTTGGCGGACGGCGGGCGGGCCGCGGGCCTGGTCACCGGCCGCGTCCGGCGGGCGGGACGGGTCGTGTTCGTCTTCCCCGGCCAGGGCTCGCAGTGGGCCGGGATGGGCGCCGACCTGCTCGACACCTCACCGGTCTTCGCGGACCGCATGGCCGAGTGCGAAGCCGCGTTCGCGCCGCACCTGGACTGGTCGCTGACCGCCGCCCTGCGCGAGGGACGGCCGCTCGACTCCGACGGCGTCGTCCAGCCCGTGCTGTTCGCGGTCATGGTGTCGCTGGCCGAGGTGTGGCGCTCGCACGGGCTGCGGCCCGCCGCGGTCGTCGGGCACTCGCAGGGTGAGATCGCCGCCGCGTGCTTCGCGGGCGCGCTGTCGCTGGAGGACGCCGCGCTCATCGTGGCCCGCCGCGGCCAGGAGCTGACCGCGCTGGCGGGCCTGGAGGGCATGCTGTCGGTGTCCGCGTCCCCGGACGAGGTCGGCCGACGCCTGGTGGGCCGGACCGCGCTGTCCGTCGCCGCGGTCAACGGCCCCGAGTCCGTCGCCGTCTCCGGACCGCTGGGCGACCTGGAGGACCTGGCCGCCGCGCTGACCGCCGACGGCGTCCGCACCCGTCGCATCCCCATCGGCTACGCCTCGCACTCCCCGCAGGTGGACCAGATCCGGGACCGGCTGCTCGACGTCGTGGCGGAGATCCGACCGCGCGTCCCGCGGATCCCGCTGCGCTCCACCGCGACCGGCGAGTGGGTCCGCGGCGCGGATCTGAACCCCGAGTACTGGTTCGCCAACGCCCGCAGGCCGGTGGACTTCCTGGGCGCCGTGCGCGACCTGCTCGGGTCCGGCCACCGGACGTTCGTCGAGTGCAGCCCGCACCCGCTGCTGGTGCCCGCCGTGCTGGACACCGCGGAGGACGCGGGCGAGGACGTCGTGGCCGTCGGTTCGCTGCGCCGCGACGACGGCGGCGCGGACCGGATGACCCGGTCGCTCGCCGAAGCCCACGTGCGGGGCGTGCCGGTGGACTGGACGCCGGTCTTCGCCGGCACCACCGCCCGCCGGATCCCCCTGCCCACCTACGCCTTCCAGCGCGAGCGGTACTGGCTCGGCCCGGCCCTGACCGGCCCCGCAGACCTGGCCGCGGCGGGTTTGGAGTCCTCGCCGCACCCGCTGCTCGGCGCGCTGGTCGACCTGGCGGACGGCGGCACCGTGCTCACCGGCGTCCTCTCCCTGGCGACCAGCCCGTGGCTGGCCGACCACGCCCTCGGCACCGCCGTCGTGCTGCCCGGCGCGGCGTTCGTGGACCTGGCCGTGTACGCGGGCGACGCCACCGTGGACGACCTCACCGTGCTGGCCCCGCTGGTGCTCCCCGCCTCCGGTGACGTGACCGTGCAGGTGCGGATCGGTCCGCCCGCCGAGGACGGCGTCCGCGACGTCGGGATCCACTCCCGCCCGGACGCCACGGCCGGGTGGACCCCGCACGCCACCGGCACGCTGTCGGCCACCCACCGGACCCCGGACGGCCTGGGCGAGTGGCCGCCCGCCGGGGCCGAGCCGCTCGACCTGGCCGGGCGCTACGAGGACTTCGCCGCGGCCGGTGTCCACTACGGACCCGCGTTCCGCGGCCTGCGGTCGGCCTGGCGGCTCGGCGACGACGTGTACGCGGAGGTCGAGCTGCCCGAGGACCAGCGCCGCCACGCGGCCGGGTTCGCCGTGCACCCGGCGCTGCTGGACGCGGCACTCCAGACCGTGGGCCTCCTGCCGCCCGGAACCGTGCCGGAGGGCGCGCTGCCGTTCGGCTTCGGCGGCGTCGCCGTGCACCGGTCCGGCGCGACCGCGCTGCGGGTCCGCACCCGGCCGACGGGAGGCGACGAGGTGGCCGTCGAGGCCACCGATCCCCACGGCGCTCCGGTGGTGACCATCGGCTCCCTGGTGGTCCGCGAGGCGGGCGCGCCCGTGCGGTCCGCGGCGGCCCCGCTGTTCCGCATGCGGTGGCAGCCGGTCCCGATCCCGGCGCCCGAGCCCGTGCCCGACTTCGTCGTGCTGTCCCTGGTGGACCAGCGGGCGACCGTCCGCGAGGCCGTGCACCGGGTGCGGGACGCCCTGCGCGACTGGCTGGCCGACGACCGGCGGGAGCAGAGCACCCTGGTGGTCCTCACCCGCCGGGCGATCGCCACCGAGGACGTCGTCGACCTGGCGGGCGCGGCCGTGTGGGGACTGGTGCGCGCCGCTCAGTCCGAGCACCCGGACCGGTTCGTGCTGGTCGACGTGGACACCGCGGACGATGCCCCGGTGGCCGCCGTCCTCGCCACGGGCGAACCGCAGATCGCGGTGCGCGCGGGTGAGTTCACCGCACCCCGGCTCGTCACCGCCCCCGCCGGCAGCGGGGGGATCGCGTTCCCCTCCCGCGGCACCGTGCTCATCACCGGCGGAACCGGGGCGCTGGGCTCGCGCCTCGCCCGCCACCTGGTCGCCGCGCACGGCGTCACCCGGCTGCTCCTGGTCGGCCGCAGGCAGGTCGAGGTGTCGATTCCCGGCGCGCACGTGGACGTCGTGGCCTGCGACGTCACCGACCGGGACGCGCTGGCCGCCCTGCTGGCCGCGATCCCCGCCGAGCATCCGCTGACCGCCGTCGTCCACGCCGCGGGCGTGCTGGCCGACGGCCTGCTCGAGGACACCGACGCCGAACGCGCGGACCTCGTGCTGCGCCCGAAGGCCGACGCCGCGCTGCACCTGCACGAGCTGACCCGCGACCTCGACCTGGCCGCGTTCGTGCTGTTCTCCTCGGCCGCCGGGGTGTTCGGCAGCCCCGGCCAGAGCGCCTACGCCGCCGCCAACTCCTTCCTGGACGCGCTGGCGCACCACCGCCGCGCCGAGGGCCTGCCCGCGCAGTCGCTCGCCTGGGGCACCTGGGACGTCGACGAGGGCGTGGTCGGCGACCTCGACCCCGCGCAGCGGGAACGGCTGCGCCGGTTCGGCGGGCCGCTGAGCCCCGAGGAGGGGCTGGAGCTGTTCGACACCGCGCTGGCCGACGGCTCGCCGCTGCTGGTGCCCGCCCGGCTGGCCCTGCCGAAGGGAAGTGCCGACGACGTGCCGCCGCTGCTGCGCGCCCTCGTCCGCGGTCCCGCCCGTGCTCCACGCCCTCGCGTCACGGCCCTGGAGGGTCCCGCCCTGCGCGACGCCGTGTTCGGCCGGATCGCCGACGTGCTCGGCTACCCCGGCCCGGAGGCCGTCGTCGGCGACCGCGGGTTCCTGGAACTGGGCCTCGACTCGCTGACCGCGGTCGAACTCCGCAACGCGCTGAGCCGCGCCACCGGGCTCCGGCTCAAGGCGACGGTCGCGTTCGACGCGGGCACCCCGGACGAACTGGTCCGCGTGCTCGCCCGCGCCACCCGCCCCGCGCCGGAACCGACCGCCCCCGCGGGCAACCCGCTGGACGCGCTCGACGGCCTGTTCCGGCACGCCCTGAGCCTCGGCCACCGCAAGACCGGCCAGCGGCTGGTCCGCGAGGCGGCCCGCCTGCGTCCCATGGCCACCTCGCCCGACCAGTGGCCCGCCCTGCCGGAACCGGTCCGCCTCGCCGACGGTCCGGACGGCCCCGCGCTGGTCTGCTTCTCCTCCATCGTGGCCATCGCGGGCGCCCACCAGTTCGCGCGCTTCGCGGGCCAGTTCCGCGGCGTGCGGCCGTTCCTGGCGTTCGACGTCCCCGGCTTCGGCGCGGGGGAACTGCTCGCCGCCGACGTGGACACCCTCGTCGGGGCGTACGCCGACTCGATCGCCGAGCGGGTCGGCGAGTCGTTCGTGCTGCTGGGCAGTTCGTCGGGCGGCTACCTCGCGCACGCCACCGCCACCGCGCTGGAGGCCCGCGGCATCCGCCCGGCCGGGGTGGCGCTGCTGGACACCTACCTGATCGGCGATCCGACGATCATGAAGGACCGCGTCCAGGAGTACCTGATGGGCGGCATGTTCGACCGCGAGGACCAGTACGTCCGCATGGACGCCGACCGGCTGACCGCGATGGCCTGGTACGGCGGCATGTTCGAGGACTGGACACCGGGCCCGTGCGCCGCGCCGCTGCTGCTGGTGCGGGCCTCCGAGCCGATCGACGGCATGACCGACGACCCGGAGTCCGACGACTGGCGCGCGAGCTGGGAGACCGCGCAGACCGTCGTGGACGTCCCCGGCAACCACTTCACCCTCGCCGAGCAGCACCTGGAGCACTGCACCGCCGCGGTGGAGAAGTGGCTCCGCACCCTCGACCCGGTCCCACCCGTCCACCACGAGGACGTCGCCGGGGAAGGCGCCGTCGACAAGGAAGAGGCCACCGCATGA
- a CDS encoding methyltransferase domain-containing protein — MESTGGPAAINAFMDTVSRFNGPSESAVLDAEASDTFKGHSIWLYNVAAMMAARGEIWNWGMDDPILAKEIDEVLPGSLQFCTDGVSEQLYFRALRELPLALDEYAGKTVLEIGSGAGEGLNFLSRAAPGGRFLGVELSPMAVRRSNALLARGDQLRYIQGDAEALPLGDAEVDVVISVESSHNYPHPERFLAEVARVLKPGGYFSFLDGFTEHRYDVTTLLKRDVPGFEWLSEEDISEHVRAGIRKRMAPGSHFRRVAEVGSSRLRRHVAFQMQATTMGSPFIGMETSPVVRAMQKLGRVPSAWTLPVESYVHSVARRRPE, encoded by the coding sequence ATGGAATCCACCGGCGGTCCGGCGGCGATCAACGCGTTCATGGACACCGTCAGCCGCTTCAACGGTCCCAGCGAGTCCGCGGTGCTCGACGCCGAGGCCAGCGACACGTTCAAGGGCCACTCCATCTGGCTCTACAACGTCGCGGCGATGATGGCCGCGCGCGGCGAGATCTGGAACTGGGGGATGGACGACCCGATCCTGGCCAAGGAGATCGACGAGGTCCTCCCCGGCAGCCTCCAGTTCTGCACCGACGGCGTGTCCGAGCAGCTCTACTTCCGCGCCCTGCGGGAACTCCCGCTCGCGCTGGACGAGTACGCGGGCAAGACCGTGCTGGAGATCGGCAGCGGCGCGGGCGAGGGGCTGAACTTCCTGTCCCGCGCGGCGCCCGGTGGCAGGTTCCTCGGTGTCGAGCTGTCCCCGATGGCCGTGCGCCGGTCCAACGCCCTGCTGGCCCGCGGCGACCAGCTGCGCTACATCCAGGGCGACGCGGAGGCGCTGCCGCTGGGCGACGCCGAGGTCGACGTCGTGATCAGCGTGGAGAGCTCGCACAACTACCCGCACCCGGAGCGGTTCCTCGCCGAGGTGGCCAGGGTCCTCAAGCCCGGCGGGTACTTCTCCTTCCTGGACGGCTTCACCGAGCACCGCTACGACGTGACGACCCTGCTCAAGCGGGACGTTCCGGGGTTCGAGTGGCTGTCCGAAGAGGACATCTCCGAGCACGTCCGGGCGGGCATCCGCAAGAGGATGGCTCCGGGCAGCCACTTCCGGCGCGTCGCCGAGGTGGGCAGCAGCAGGCTCCGGCGGCACGTCGCCTTCCAGATGCAGGCGACCACCATGGGCAGCCCCTTCATCGGCATGGAGACCAGCCCGGTCGTGCGGGCGATGCAGAAGCTGGGCAGGGTGCCGTCGGCGTGGACGCTGCCGGTGGAGTCCTACGTCCACAGCGTGGCCCGCAGGCGCCCGGAGTAG